One window from the genome of Hyperolius riggenbachi isolate aHypRig1 chromosome 6, aHypRig1.pri, whole genome shotgun sequence encodes:
- the LOC137523136 gene encoding formyl peptide receptor 2-like — MVVLSAVFLLGTVGNGLVIYFAAFRMKRTVTIVWYLNLAIADFICSSFLPLIVVEFALDDHWPFGAFMCKLYPTIMDMNLYASIFLLTVISMDRCISVLFPVWCRNHRTPKLASFVALGVWILAFVFSLPYFTFIDAKEYNGTVICINSHGDDINEKSRHTGDVMTTFIVGFAIPFILIISCYSIILLRIRRNHMTTSSKPFKVAVAVIISFFVCSFPRHVFSFVLLAASYDPDRDLSYAELFGIGLSSSLIYVNSCVNPFLYFFLGHDFKVKFWTSFQAIFEKVFTEESGQLDSQSRTRSTSDSLIV; from the coding sequence ATGGTGGTACTCAGTGCAGTCTTCCtgctgggcacagtggggaatggACTGGTCATCTACTTTGCTGCCTTCAGGATGAAGAGGACTGTGACTATTGTGTGGTATCTCAATTTAGCCATAGCAGACTTTATCTGCAGTTCTTTCCTGCCTCTGATTGTTGTTGAATTCGCCCTCGATGATCACTGGCCCTTTGGTGCATTCATGTGTAAGCTGTACCCAACGATCATGGACATGAATCTCTACGCCAGCATCTTCCTGCTCACCGTCATCAGCATGGACCGTTGTATCTCCGTACTGTTTCCTGTTTGGTGCCGGAATCACCGGACTCCCAAACTGGCATCCTTTGTGGCCCTCGGAGTTTGGATCTTAGCATTTGTTTTCAGTTTACCGTATTTTACATTTATAGATGCAAAAGAATATAATGGAACTGTTATTTGCATTAATAGTCATGGAGATGACATAAATGAAAAGTCAAGACACACCGGTGACGTCATGACAACTTTTATTGTCGGATTTGCCATTCCTTTCATTCTGATCATTTCCTGTTATTCAATCATTCTGCTGCGCATCCGAAGAAATCACATGACCACATCCAGCAAGCCATTTAAAGTTGCCGTAGCTGTCATCATTTCATTCTTTGTCTGCTCGTTCCCCAGGCATGTCTTCTCCTttgtgctgctggctgcaagtTATGACCCTGATCGTGATTTATCCTATGCAGAATTATTTGGAATTGGGCTTTCCTCCAGCTTGATATATGTCAATAGCTGTGTTAACccttttctgtacttcttcttggGCCACGATTTCAAAGTGAAATTCTGGACCTCTTTCCAGGCAATATTTGAGAAAGTCTTCACAGAAGAGTCTGGCCAACTGGATTCACAGAGCAGGACCAGGTCAACTTCTGATTCTCTTATAGTTTGa